A part of Amycolatopsis lurida genomic DNA contains:
- a CDS encoding bifunctional SulP family inorganic anion transporter/carbonic anhydrase, protein MIDIVGDEHDTGPPGRRNPASTLLKNLRHDLPASVVVFLVAVPLSLGVAHAAGAPLLAGLISAVVGGIVASLFGASVLQVSGPSAALTIVIAETIATFGWAATCAITAAAGVVQILFGVCRVARASLVISPAIVHGLLAGIGLILVLGQLHVVLGGTPRSSAIENVLALPGRIVGHHDQAALIGVVTVGVLLAWTRMPRSVRRVPGPLAAVALATGLSVAAGMDLPRVDLPNGLPGLGFVPEAPSGSWAAIIAAVLSIALIASLESLLSAVAIDKLRDGRRTDLDRELIGQGLANAASGSLGGFPVTGVVVRTMTNFEAGARTRMSAILHSVWILGCCLFLAGALRLIPLAALAGLLVYVGAKLVNLTNLREVRRHGDVPVYLATLLGAVAVNLLTGVAAGIVVALALMLRRMLFSGIHVERDGPRSRVVIEGALTFLSVPRLTTVLTQVPEGSEVTLELCVDYLDHAAFDCLRGWQRAYERAGGTVIVDEIGHPWFGRGKAGVPTVRRGVASRVVPRWLAPWSQWQAEHLELPSQRGGSVPLCRGASEFQRRTAPLLRSTWDGLANGQRPHTLFVTCGDARIVPNLITTSGPGDLFTVRNIGNLVPHASAEADFSVGAAIEYAVGLLRVREVVVCGHSGCGAMKALLGDAPTGLVHLGGWLRHGEATLRRRGSEGPLLLDGARPRHEADLLALHNVVQQLENLRSYPVVEAALARGELRLTGMYFDVGKANVYLLDEALRSFTSAAAPVKS, encoded by the coding sequence ATGATCGACATCGTTGGTGACGAGCACGACACCGGGCCCCCGGGCCGCCGCAATCCCGCATCGACCCTCCTGAAGAACCTCCGCCACGACCTCCCGGCTTCGGTCGTCGTCTTCCTCGTGGCCGTCCCGCTTTCGCTCGGCGTCGCACACGCCGCCGGAGCCCCCTTGCTCGCCGGACTCATCTCCGCCGTCGTCGGCGGAATCGTCGCGAGCCTCTTCGGCGCCTCCGTTCTGCAAGTCAGCGGTCCCTCCGCCGCGCTGACCATCGTCATCGCGGAGACCATCGCCACCTTCGGCTGGGCCGCCACCTGCGCGATCACCGCCGCGGCGGGCGTGGTCCAGATCCTCTTCGGCGTCTGCCGCGTCGCGCGGGCGAGCCTGGTGATCTCGCCGGCCATCGTGCACGGCCTGCTCGCCGGGATCGGCCTGATCCTCGTCCTCGGCCAGCTGCACGTGGTGCTCGGTGGCACGCCTCGGAGTTCCGCGATCGAGAACGTCCTCGCGCTGCCGGGCCGGATCGTCGGGCACCACGACCAGGCCGCGCTGATCGGTGTCGTCACCGTCGGTGTCCTGCTGGCCTGGACCCGGATGCCGCGCTCGGTGCGCCGCGTCCCCGGCCCGCTCGCCGCAGTCGCGCTGGCGACCGGCCTTTCCGTCGCGGCCGGGATGGACCTGCCGCGCGTCGACCTCCCGAACGGCTTGCCAGGGCTGGGTTTCGTCCCCGAGGCGCCGTCCGGGTCCTGGGCCGCGATCATCGCCGCCGTCCTCTCCATCGCGCTCATCGCCAGCCTGGAGAGCCTCCTTTCCGCCGTCGCCATCGACAAACTCCGCGACGGACGGCGTACCGACCTCGACCGCGAACTGATCGGGCAGGGCCTGGCGAACGCCGCCTCCGGTTCGCTCGGCGGGTTCCCGGTCACCGGCGTCGTCGTGCGCACCATGACCAACTTCGAAGCGGGCGCCCGCACCCGGATGTCGGCGATCCTGCACAGCGTCTGGATCCTCGGCTGCTGCCTGTTCCTGGCGGGCGCCCTGCGGCTGATCCCGCTCGCCGCGCTCGCCGGTCTCCTCGTCTACGTCGGCGCCAAACTGGTCAACCTCACCAATCTCCGTGAGGTTCGCCGCCACGGTGACGTGCCGGTCTACCTCGCGACCCTGCTCGGCGCGGTCGCGGTCAACCTGCTCACCGGCGTGGCCGCGGGAATCGTGGTGGCGCTCGCGCTGATGCTGCGCCGGATGCTGTTCTCCGGGATCCACGTCGAACGGGACGGCCCGCGGAGCCGCGTCGTCATCGAAGGCGCGCTCACTTTCCTTTCCGTGCCAAGGCTCACGACCGTCCTGACCCAAGTTCCCGAAGGTTCGGAGGTGACGCTCGAACTGTGCGTCGACTACCTCGACCACGCCGCTTTCGACTGCCTGCGCGGCTGGCAGCGCGCGTACGAACGCGCCGGGGGAACCGTGATCGTCGACGAGATCGGGCATCCGTGGTTCGGGCGCGGCAAGGCGGGCGTGCCGACCGTGCGCCGCGGCGTCGCGTCCCGCGTGGTGCCGCGGTGGCTCGCGCCGTGGTCGCAATGGCAGGCCGAACATCTCGAACTGCCGAGCCAGCGCGGCGGCAGCGTTCCGTTGTGCCGTGGTGCTTCGGAGTTCCAGCGGCGGACGGCGCCGTTGCTGCGCAGCACGTGGGACGGGCTGGCGAACGGGCAACGGCCGCACACGTTGTTCGTCACCTGTGGCGATGCGCGGATCGTGCCGAACTTGATCACCACCAGCGGGCCCGGCGACCTGTTCACCGTGCGGAACATCGGAAATCTCGTCCCGCACGCCAGTGCCGAGGCGGATTTCTCGGTGGGGGCGGCGATCGAGTACGCCGTCGGGCTGCTGCGGGTGCGGGAAGTGGTGGTGTGCGGGCATTCCGGCTGCGGGGCGATGAAGGCGTTGCTCGGTGACGCGCCCACCGGTCTCGTGCACCTCGGTGGCTGGCTGCGCCACGGCGAGGCGACGTTGCGGCGCAGGGGAAGCGAAGGGCCGCTGCTGCTCGACGGCGCCCGTCCCCGGCACGAGGCGGATCTGCTCGCCTTGCACAACGTGGTGCAGCAACTGGAAAACCTGCGCTCGTACCCGGTGGTGGAGGCCGCGCTGGCGCGGGGCGAACTCCGGCTGACGGGGATGTACTTCGACGTCGGGAAGGCGAATGTGTACCTGCTCGACGAAGCGCTGCGGTCGTTCACGTCGGCGGCGGCCCCGGTGAAGTCCTGA
- a CDS encoding SulP family inorganic anion transporter gives MMVIIKKPLAVLRHDLPASLVVFLVAVPLSLGIALASGAPIVAGLIAAVVGGVVAGALGGSALQVSGPAAGLTVIMAETIATFGWATTCAITVVAGALQILLGLSRIARAALAISPAIVHGMLAGIGVTIVLGQLHVVLGGTAQSSALKNIAELPAQIVGHHDTAALIGVLTIGILLLWPRLPASVRKVPGPLAAIALVTVLSVAAGMTLPRVDLPGDLLNIRFAPEFPDAGWGAFAVAVITIALIASVESLLSAVAVDKMHTGPRSNLDRELIGQGAANMTSGALGGLPVTGVIVRSSTNVAAGARTRVSAILHGVWILVFVAAFAGLIQNIPLAALAGLLVHVGAKLVNPGHMKQVLKHGDLGLYLVTLAGVVVFDLLTGVLLGIALSVLLMLRRTVWSGIHAERDGDEWRVVVEGVLTFLSVPRLSRVLATVPDGAKVTLELVVDYLDHAAFESLSNWQQAHERAGGQVVVDEIGHPWFANGKSGDPTLTRTAATGSVPRFLAPWSDWQAKDIEVPGQRGGPTLRGATEFQRRTAALMQPALSKLAGGQSPHTLFITCGDARIVPNMITTSGPGDLFTVRNIGNLVPARRADPSMGATVEFAVGVLKVREIVVCGHSGCGAMQALATGAPDGAPMLASWLRHAEPSANREVGVTLDGERPESEVDRLALQNVLQQLEHLRHYPLIAEAEARGELHLTGMYFDVGAAQVYLSDEESPAFAPVGAVATVPEQGS, from the coding sequence ATGATGGTGATCATCAAGAAACCTCTCGCCGTGCTCCGGCACGACCTGCCCGCCTCGTTGGTGGTGTTCCTCGTCGCCGTCCCGCTCTCGCTCGGGATCGCTCTCGCGTCAGGGGCGCCGATCGTCGCGGGGTTGATCGCCGCCGTGGTGGGAGGTGTGGTCGCCGGCGCACTCGGCGGCTCCGCGCTCCAGGTCAGCGGCCCGGCCGCCGGGTTGACGGTGATCATGGCCGAGACCATCGCGACCTTCGGCTGGGCGACCACCTGCGCGATCACCGTCGTCGCGGGCGCGCTCCAGATCCTGCTGGGCCTGAGCCGCATCGCCCGCGCGGCGCTCGCGATCTCGCCCGCCATCGTCCACGGCATGCTCGCGGGCATCGGTGTCACGATCGTCCTCGGCCAGCTCCACGTCGTGCTGGGCGGAACGGCCCAGAGCTCGGCGCTCAAGAACATCGCCGAACTGCCCGCGCAGATCGTCGGCCACCACGACACCGCCGCGCTGATCGGCGTGCTCACCATCGGCATCCTGCTGCTGTGGCCGCGGCTTCCCGCGTCCGTCCGCAAGGTGCCCGGCCCGCTCGCCGCGATCGCACTGGTGACCGTGCTGTCCGTCGCCGCCGGGATGACCCTGCCCCGCGTCGACCTCCCGGGTGACCTGCTCAACATCCGCTTCGCCCCCGAATTCCCGGACGCGGGCTGGGGCGCGTTCGCCGTCGCGGTCATCACCATCGCGCTGATCGCCAGCGTGGAAAGCCTGCTGTCGGCCGTCGCCGTCGACAAGATGCACACCGGACCGCGGTCGAACCTCGACCGCGAACTGATCGGGCAGGGCGCCGCGAACATGACCTCCGGCGCGCTGGGCGGCCTCCCGGTCACCGGCGTGATCGTCCGCAGTTCCACGAACGTCGCCGCCGGCGCGCGCACCCGCGTGTCCGCGATCCTGCACGGCGTCTGGATCCTGGTGTTCGTCGCCGCGTTCGCCGGGCTGATCCAGAACATCCCGCTCGCCGCGCTGGCGGGCCTGCTCGTCCACGTCGGCGCGAAGCTGGTGAACCCCGGCCACATGAAGCAGGTCCTCAAACACGGCGACCTGGGGCTGTACCTGGTGACGCTCGCCGGGGTCGTCGTCTTCGACCTGCTCACCGGCGTCCTGCTCGGGATCGCGCTTTCGGTGCTGCTGATGCTCCGGCGCACGGTGTGGTCCGGCATCCACGCCGAACGCGACGGTGACGAGTGGCGCGTCGTCGTCGAAGGCGTTCTGACGTTCCTTTCGGTACCGAGGCTCAGCCGGGTGCTCGCGACCGTTCCCGACGGCGCGAAGGTGACCCTGGAACTGGTCGTCGACTACCTCGACCACGCCGCCTTCGAGAGCCTTTCGAACTGGCAGCAGGCGCACGAACGCGCCGGCGGGCAGGTGGTCGTGGACGAGATCGGGCACCCGTGGTTCGCCAACGGCAAATCCGGCGATCCCACGCTGACCAGGACGGCCGCGACGGGTTCGGTGCCGCGGTTCCTCGCGCCGTGGTCCGACTGGCAGGCCAAGGACATCGAGGTGCCCGGCCAGCGCGGCGGCCCCACCCTGCGCGGGGCGACCGAGTTCCAGCGGCGCACCGCCGCGCTCATGCAGCCCGCGCTCAGCAAACTGGCGGGCGGCCAGTCGCCGCACACCCTGTTCATCACCTGCGGTGACGCGCGGATCGTGCCGAACATGATCACCACGAGCGGACCCGGCGACCTGTTCACCGTCCGCAACATCGGGAACCTGGTGCCCGCCCGCCGGGCCGACCCGTCGATGGGTGCCACCGTCGAGTTCGCCGTCGGCGTGCTGAAGGTGCGCGAGATCGTGGTCTGCGGGCACTCCGGCTGCGGTGCGATGCAGGCCCTGGCGACCGGTGCCCCGGATGGCGCGCCGATGCTGGCTTCGTGGCTGCGGCACGCCGAGCCGAGCGCGAACCGCGAGGTGGGGGTGACCCTCGACGGCGAACGCCCGGAATCCGAGGTCGACCGGCTGGCCCTGCAGAACGTGCTGCAGCAGCTGGAGCACCTGCGCCACTACCCGCTGATCGCCGAGGCGGAGGCACGCGGCGAACTGCATCTGACCGGGATGTACTTCGACGTCGGGGCGGCGCAGGTCTATCTGTCCGATGAGGAGAGCCCGGCGTTCGCACCGGTCGGCGCCGTCGCCACCGTGCCCGAGCAGGGGAGCTGA
- the bioD gene encoding dethiobiotin synthase: protein MSMLVMTGTGTGVGKTISTAAIAALAAGQGQRVAVLKPAQTGVGPDEPGDLADVLRLAGPVTTRELRRYPDPLSPEAAARLSGLPTLAPSEIAAAASDLNGEHDLTLIEGAGGLLVRFDADGATLADVAWSLGALVIIVAEAGLGTLNATALTAEVATKRGLTVAGVIIGSWPDEPDLAAVSNLADLPVAAGAPLLGVLPAGLGTAGPEEFADRARAGLSPWFGGEFDPECFVGRASAQK, encoded by the coding sequence GTGAGCATGCTGGTCATGACCGGCACCGGTACCGGTGTCGGCAAGACGATCTCCACCGCCGCCATCGCCGCTCTGGCCGCCGGTCAGGGCCAGCGTGTCGCCGTGCTGAAACCGGCGCAGACCGGAGTGGGCCCGGACGAGCCGGGCGACCTCGCGGACGTGCTCCGGCTCGCCGGCCCGGTCACCACCCGTGAGCTGCGAAGATATCCGGATCCGCTGTCGCCGGAGGCGGCCGCCAGGCTGTCGGGACTGCCGACGCTGGCCCCGAGCGAGATCGCCGCCGCGGCGAGCGACCTCAACGGCGAACACGACCTCACGCTCATCGAAGGCGCGGGAGGCCTGCTGGTCCGCTTCGACGCCGACGGGGCGACGCTGGCCGATGTCGCGTGGTCGCTGGGCGCGCTGGTCATCATCGTCGCCGAGGCCGGCCTGGGCACGCTCAACGCGACCGCGTTGACCGCCGAGGTCGCCACCAAACGCGGGCTCACCGTGGCCGGGGTGATCATCGGCTCGTGGCCGGACGAGCCGGATCTGGCGGCGGTGTCGAACCTGGCCGACCTGCCGGTCGCCGCCGGTGCCCCGCTGCTGGGCGTGCTGCCCGCCGGACTGGGCACGGCCGGGCCCGAGGAGTTCGCCGACCGGGCCAGGGCCGGCCTCTCGCCGTGGTTCGGCGGGGAGTTCGACCCGGAATGCTTCGTCGGCCGCGCGTCGGCCCAGAAGTGA
- the bioB gene encoding biotin synthase BioB, with the protein MTTAPETVDILAVARDQVLERGVGLSEEQILEVLRLDDDHLTDLLALAHEVRMRWCGPEVEVEGIISLKTGGCPEDCHFCSQSGRFPTPVRSAWLDIPGLVKAARQTAETGATEFCIVAAVRGPDKRLLSQVREGIKAIREDGNDIQIACSLGMLTQEQVDELVEMGVHRYNHNLETARSHFANVVTTHTWEERWETLRMIREAGMEVCCGGIIGMGESIEQRAEFAAQLAELNPDECTMNFLIPQPGTPYEGYEVVEGKDALRTVAAFRLAMPRPLLRFSGGRELTFGDLGTKQGMLGGINAIIVGNYLTNLGRPATADLAMLEELKMPVKAISDVL; encoded by the coding sequence GTGACCACTGCCCCGGAGACCGTCGACATCCTCGCCGTGGCGCGTGACCAGGTCCTCGAGCGTGGTGTCGGGCTCAGCGAAGAGCAGATCCTCGAGGTCCTGCGCCTCGACGACGACCACCTGACCGACCTGCTGGCGCTGGCCCACGAGGTCCGGATGCGCTGGTGCGGCCCCGAGGTCGAGGTCGAGGGCATCATCAGCCTCAAGACCGGCGGCTGCCCGGAGGACTGCCACTTCTGCTCGCAGTCCGGCCGTTTCCCGACGCCGGTGCGGTCGGCGTGGCTGGACATCCCCGGCCTGGTCAAGGCCGCCCGCCAGACCGCCGAGACCGGCGCGACGGAGTTCTGCATCGTCGCCGCCGTCCGCGGCCCCGACAAGCGGCTGCTCTCGCAGGTCCGCGAGGGGATCAAGGCCATCCGCGAGGACGGCAACGACATCCAGATCGCCTGCTCGCTCGGCATGCTCACCCAGGAACAGGTCGACGAGCTCGTCGAGATGGGCGTGCACCGCTACAACCACAACCTGGAGACCGCGCGCTCGCATTTCGCGAACGTCGTCACCACGCACACGTGGGAGGAGCGCTGGGAGACCCTGCGCATGATCCGCGAGGCGGGCATGGAGGTCTGCTGCGGCGGCATCATCGGCATGGGGGAGAGCATCGAGCAGCGCGCCGAATTCGCCGCGCAGCTGGCCGAGCTGAACCCGGACGAGTGCACGATGAACTTCCTCATCCCGCAGCCGGGCACGCCGTACGAGGGATACGAGGTCGTCGAGGGCAAGGACGCGCTGCGCACCGTGGCCGCGTTCCGGCTGGCGATGCCCCGTCCGCTGCTCCGCTTCTCCGGCGGCCGTGAGCTGACCTTCGGCGACCTGGGTACCAAACAGGGCATGCTCGGTGGCATCAACGCGATCATCGTCGGCAACTACCTGACCAACCTCGGCCGCCCGGCCACCGCGGACCTGGCGATGCTCGAGGAGCTGAAGATGCCGGTGAAGGCGATCAGTGACGTCCTCTGA
- a CDS encoding DUF2567 domain-containing protein, translating into MGETTGKPAHLSSSVPDPWSVPVLPRPHRPHPKVVVKADLLPAISVLSTAGLLGFPLAWLWSRLAPPQRMRVINDRGTLAPLELESWHRFDDLAIYGFLALGAGLLIGIVTWLLRERRGPVVLIAATGGATLAGWLGTTMGVAFANGRYEIASTPAVGDVITKAPQIESPWIMLAAPLMTTLAYTLLTAWNGREDLGRRLG; encoded by the coding sequence TTGGGCGAGACGACCGGTAAACCGGCGCATCTGTCTTCCAGCGTGCCCGACCCCTGGTCGGTGCCCGTCCTGCCGAGGCCGCACCGCCCGCACCCCAAGGTCGTCGTCAAGGCCGATCTGCTGCCCGCGATCAGCGTCCTGTCCACGGCGGGCCTGCTCGGCTTCCCGCTGGCCTGGCTGTGGTCGCGGCTCGCGCCGCCCCAGCGGATGCGCGTGATCAACGACCGCGGCACCCTCGCCCCGCTGGAGCTGGAGAGCTGGCACCGCTTCGACGATCTGGCGATCTACGGTTTCCTCGCGCTCGGAGCCGGGCTGCTGATCGGCATCGTGACCTGGCTGCTCCGGGAGCGCCGCGGTCCGGTCGTCCTGATCGCCGCGACCGGCGGCGCGACCCTCGCGGGCTGGCTGGGGACGACGATGGGCGTCGCGTTCGCCAACGGCCGCTACGAGATCGCCTCGACGCCCGCAGTCGGCGACGTCATCACGAAGGCGCCGCAGATCGAATCCCCGTGGATCATGCTCGCCGCGCCGTTGATGACCACGCTGGCGTACACGTTGCTGACCGCGTGGAACGGACGGGAAGACCTGGGCCGCCGCCTCGGCTGA
- a CDS encoding M48 family metallopeptidase has translation MTDDIEVSRHNAVRFPGISPRAYEHPVDRGALATLRAVPGFAQVVKAVSGFYAERGERLMALASAIRVGPKQYPELDKLRNECAETLDLDRVPNLFVARSPEVNAQTIGMDEPFIVLNTAAVEAMDLASLRFVIGHEMGHVLSGHAVYRTIMIRLIGLQMSMSWTPVSAIGIRVVIAALREWYRKAELSCDRAGLLCSQDPTAALRSQILVAGGIDPSKIDIPAFLQQAAEYESVEDIRDSYLKLRYVETMSHPLAVVRAAQLQKWAASEEYRGILAGEYPRRDEDAPSSNWTDDLKSAAKSYKDSWTSSADPLTKVFSDVGEAVSGAAGKVWSKFGGGNGSDEGAAPESGK, from the coding sequence TTGACCGACGACATCGAGGTTTCCCGGCACAACGCCGTCCGCTTCCCGGGTATCAGCCCGCGCGCCTACGAACACCCCGTCGATCGCGGCGCGCTGGCCACACTGCGCGCCGTTCCCGGGTTCGCGCAGGTCGTGAAGGCGGTTTCGGGCTTCTACGCCGAACGCGGCGAGCGGCTGATGGCCCTCGCGTCCGCGATCAGGGTCGGCCCGAAGCAGTATCCGGAGCTGGACAAACTGCGCAACGAATGCGCCGAAACGCTCGACCTCGATCGCGTGCCGAACCTGTTCGTCGCCCGCAGCCCCGAGGTCAACGCGCAGACGATCGGCATGGACGAGCCGTTCATCGTGCTCAACACCGCGGCCGTCGAGGCGATGGACCTCGCGTCGCTGCGGTTCGTGATCGGGCACGAGATGGGGCACGTGCTGTCCGGGCACGCGGTGTACCGCACCATCATGATCCGGCTGATCGGCCTGCAGATGTCGATGTCGTGGACGCCGGTGAGCGCGATCGGCATCCGCGTCGTCATCGCGGCGCTGCGCGAGTGGTACCGCAAGGCCGAACTGTCCTGCGACCGCGCCGGTCTGCTGTGCTCGCAGGACCCGACGGCGGCGTTGCGCTCGCAGATCCTGGTCGCGGGAGGTATCGACCCGTCGAAGATCGACATCCCGGCCTTCCTGCAGCAGGCGGCGGAATACGAGTCGGTCGAGGACATCCGCGACAGCTACCTGAAGCTGCGCTACGTCGAGACGATGTCGCATCCGCTGGCCGTCGTGCGCGCCGCGCAACTGCAGAAGTGGGCCGCGTCGGAGGAGTACCGGGGGATCCTGGCGGGTGAGTACCCGCGCCGCGACGAGGACGCGCCGTCGTCCAACTGGACCGACGACCTGAAGTCGGCCGCGAAGTCGTACAAGGACTCGTGGACCAGCTCGGCCGACCCGCTGACGAAGGTGTTCAGCGATGTCGGCGAGGCGGTGTCCGGGGCGGCGGGCAAGGTGTGGAGCAAGTTCGGCGGGGGCAACGGTTCGGACGAGGGTGCTGCGCCGGAGTCCGGCAAGTAG
- a CDS encoding LON peptidase substrate-binding domain-containing protein, with amino-acid sequence MTEPSEESTGKAILPLFPLQTVLLPGTHLPLHIFEPRYRQLMADLVGEVVPEREFGVVALRSAMVREVSGPEHVHEVGCSTVLREAKRLPDGRFDVVTTARRRFRLLEIDSVSAPYLIGAVEWVPDDRVASVPGDTVNRLADVAKAAHRRYCESAWDADDWTTPPDDGDIAALAYRLTSDCLLPLEDRQRLLEETNPLRRLRIACRLLTREAGFLNTLGAVPMPPGELGEFTRPSNLN; translated from the coding sequence GTGACCGAGCCGAGCGAGGAGTCCACCGGGAAGGCGATCTTGCCGCTGTTCCCGCTACAGACCGTGCTTCTGCCCGGAACACACCTTCCGTTGCACATCTTCGAACCGCGGTACCGGCAGCTGATGGCCGACCTTGTCGGCGAGGTCGTCCCGGAGCGCGAGTTCGGGGTGGTCGCCCTGCGTTCGGCGATGGTCCGGGAGGTCAGCGGGCCGGAGCACGTCCACGAAGTCGGCTGCAGCACGGTGCTGCGCGAGGCGAAACGGCTGCCGGACGGCAGATTCGACGTCGTCACCACCGCGCGGCGCCGGTTCCGGCTGCTCGAGATCGACAGCGTTTCCGCGCCGTACCTGATCGGCGCGGTCGAATGGGTGCCCGACGACCGGGTCGCCTCGGTACCCGGCGACACCGTGAACAGGCTCGCCGACGTCGCGAAGGCCGCACACCGGCGCTACTGCGAATCCGCCTGGGACGCCGACGACTGGACCACCCCGCCCGACGACGGCGACATCGCGGCGCTGGCGTACCGGCTCACCTCGGACTGCCTGCTCCCACTGGAGGACCGGCAGCGCCTGCTGGAGGAGACCAACCCGCTTCGGCGGCTGCGGATCGCGTGCCGGCTGCTGACGCGGGAGGCCGGGTTCCTCAACACGCTCGGCGCGGTCCCGATGCCACCCGGGGAACTCGGCGAGTTCACCCGCCCCTCGAACCTGAACTAG
- a CDS encoding NUDIX hydrolase: protein MRSDTLRVLLWRRALDPHLGRWSLPGGRLRPDEDVEASIRRQLAEKVDVRQLKHVEQLAVFSAPDRVPGPRVVATAFLGLVPSDVDPEVPEDTEWHDVSELPRTAFDHESIVLRARDRLRSKLCYTNLGFALAPEEFTVSALRGLYSAALGYRVSATNLQRVLSRRGLLVPTGHTAPPGRSGGRPAALFSFAGKGMQITDPFAVFRPPAGK, encoded by the coding sequence GTGCGCTCCGACACACTCCGGGTCCTGCTGTGGCGGCGCGCGCTCGATCCACATCTGGGCCGCTGGTCTCTTCCCGGCGGCAGGCTTCGCCCGGATGAAGACGTCGAGGCGTCCATCCGGCGGCAGCTCGCGGAGAAGGTCGACGTACGCCAGTTGAAGCATGTGGAGCAGCTGGCGGTCTTCAGCGCGCCGGACCGGGTGCCGGGGCCCCGCGTCGTCGCGACGGCGTTCCTCGGCCTCGTACCGTCCGATGTGGACCCCGAGGTCCCCGAAGACACCGAGTGGCACGACGTTTCCGAGCTGCCGCGCACGGCGTTCGACCACGAGTCCATCGTCCTGCGCGCGCGGGACCGGCTCCGCTCGAAGCTCTGCTACACGAATCTCGGCTTCGCGCTCGCCCCGGAAGAGTTCACCGTATCGGCGTTGCGGGGCCTGTACTCGGCTGCGCTGGGTTACCGGGTGTCGGCGACGAACCTGCAGCGGGTGCTGTCCCGGCGCGGGCTGCTGGTCCCCACCGGGCACACCGCCCCGCCCGGGCGCAGCGGCGGACGTCCGGCGGCGCTCTTCTCCTTCGCGGGCAAGGGGATGCAGATCACCGACCCGTTCGCGGTCTTCCGCCCGCCCGCCGGGAAGTGA
- the nadA gene encoding quinolinate synthase NadA translates to MTSTLQNDLTPYGGVVADAAWAEEVRSLARKRDAVLLAHNYQVPEIQDIADFTGDSLALSRIAASSEASTIVFCGVHFMAETAKILAPEKTVLIPDARAGCSLADSITGAELRAWKAEHPGAVVVSYVNTTAEVKAETDICCTSSNAVDVVASIPADQEVLFLPDQFLGAHVKRVTGRENMHIWAGECHVHAGINGAELAERASENPDADLFIHPECGCATSALYLAGEGAVAPERVKILSTGDMVHAARDTKAKSVLVATEIGMIHQLRKAAPEIDFRAVNDRASCRYMKMITPAALLRSLREGSDEVHVDAETAARARASVQRMIEIGQPGGGE, encoded by the coding sequence ATGACGAGCACCCTGCAGAACGACCTGACCCCGTACGGCGGAGTTGTCGCCGACGCCGCCTGGGCGGAGGAGGTGCGGAGCCTCGCTCGCAAGCGCGACGCCGTCCTGCTCGCGCACAACTACCAGGTCCCCGAGATCCAGGACATCGCCGATTTCACCGGCGACTCCCTCGCGCTGAGCCGTATCGCGGCGAGCAGTGAAGCGTCCACCATCGTCTTCTGCGGCGTGCACTTCATGGCCGAGACGGCGAAGATCCTGGCGCCCGAGAAGACCGTCCTGATCCCGGACGCGCGGGCGGGCTGCTCGCTCGCGGACTCGATCACCGGCGCCGAACTGCGCGCCTGGAAGGCCGAGCACCCGGGCGCGGTCGTCGTGTCGTACGTGAACACCACGGCCGAGGTCAAGGCGGAGACCGACATCTGCTGCACCTCGTCGAACGCCGTCGACGTGGTCGCTTCCATCCCCGCTGACCAGGAGGTTCTCTTCCTGCCGGACCAGTTCCTCGGTGCGCACGTCAAACGCGTGACCGGCCGGGAGAACATGCACATCTGGGCCGGGGAGTGTCACGTGCACGCCGGGATCAACGGCGCCGAGCTGGCCGAGAGGGCCTCGGAGAACCCGGACGCCGACCTGTTCATCCACCCGGAATGCGGCTGCGCGACCTCGGCGCTGTACCTCGCCGGCGAGGGCGCCGTCGCCCCCGAGCGGGTCAAGATCCTCTCGACCGGCGACATGGTCCACGCCGCCCGCGACACCAAGGCGAAGTCGGTGCTCGTGGCCACCGAGATCGGGATGATCCACCAGCTGCGCAAGGCCGCGCCGGAGATCGACTTCCGCGCGGTGAACGACCGGGCGTCCTGCCGGTACATGAAGATGATCACGCCGGCCGCCCTGCTGCGCTCGCTGCGCGAGGGATCCGACGAGGTCCACGTCGACGCCGAGACCGCCGCCCGTGCCCGCGCTTCCGTGCAGCGCATGATCGAGATCGGGCAGCCTGGCGGCGGAGAATGA